Proteins found in one Mucilaginibacter gracilis genomic segment:
- the rimP gene encoding ribosome assembly cofactor RimP, producing MNIEKRVAQLVEEKLTELPGVFVVDIKMLPNHKLIILIDGDEGLGVGDCAKVSRYVGFKLEEENVIEEAYNLEVSSPGIDTPLTLVRQYAKNIGRDLSVKTTEGAQKEGKLLSVTEDSIVIDEIIKAGVKGRKAEVAEATIPLSQIAEAKVLISFK from the coding sequence ATGAATATTGAAAAGCGGGTTGCCCAACTGGTTGAAGAAAAACTAACCGAATTACCAGGTGTTTTTGTGGTAGATATTAAAATGCTGCCCAACCATAAGCTGATAATTTTGATAGATGGCGACGAGGGTTTGGGGGTTGGCGATTGCGCTAAAGTAAGCCGCTATGTTGGCTTTAAACTTGAAGAGGAGAACGTGATAGAAGAGGCTTATAACCTCGAAGTATCTTCGCCTGGTATTGATACACCGCTTACGCTGGTAAGGCAGTACGCAAAAAATATTGGCCGCGACTTATCGGTTAAAACAACCGAAGGTGCTCAAAAAGAAGGCAAATTGTTAAGTGTTACCGAAGATAGTATAGTAATTGACGAAATAATAAAAGCAGGGGTAAAAGGAAGAAAAGCAGAGGTAGCCGAAGCAACCATTCCCTTGAGCCAGATTGCAGAAGCAAAAGTTTTAATATCATTCAAATAG